The Juglans regia cultivar Chandler chromosome 1, Walnut 2.0, whole genome shotgun sequence nucleotide sequence ACaaccatctattcaaagataCCCAATCTACctagtcatttttttattaaacgacttattgaataaaatgaggTTCTTTGAACGCTGTTGACAATTTTagaaaagtatcattttaagAGATATTGCGAACTAGTTGttttagataattaattgtcgCATAATGAGAGATTTTCCATACTGCGAAGTAATGAACATGAGTTTGTGGTAGCTAAAATTTCACGTCTTGTGAGACtgtgtataaaaataatttctagaAGTTTTTGTTCAAAATCCATAGATAATTAATGAGATTGACAATACCAAAGAATTTAGTTTTGCCTATACAATTTGGCGTTTTCATTATGGCTTACTTATGAGAGTTAGAGGTTAAGATTTTGTTAGAGGATATATATGGCCTACTTGAttaagtgagtttgtgatgcgATTGTCGTTAAAAGTAATGACTAGACtattatgattgtttttttGGAGCAAAGGCCCTAATTGCTTTAcccttaataaaaaataaattatggttaTCTCACATGATTTTGTTAAGTACAAGAGACTTATTTGAAACCTTGAAATTGCAAATTAAGTTTGTTGAATGATTTTTGTATTCACCTTGTAGATTATTAAAAATCGCAGTTGCTGACTAGAATCTAAGATTTATATTGTGAATTTGACCTAAATTAGATTCGCGATGAGTCATCGCTGACTTCATGGTTGTGCAAAGGGCTTTTATATCTAAAAGCAGAGTCTCTTGGTATGAACATGTTTTTGGAAAGTTACTACACATTAGAATGCGCATGGAGAGAAATGATCATTAAacaccacttgagagttgtggtttaataatttattgttgACCATGTGTTTTCTCTGTACCTCATGGTATTGCTTGTCGTGCACATGATACTGATGTattctatgatcatgtggcgtGATTGGAAGCATTTTTTGGTAAGCACACACATTCATCATAAATTTAGTAATTATGGTGAAAAATGTATATTGACAGGCTTAGATTGACTCACTTACACATGAGCAATCACCTTTGGCGTTATACATGGGTAGCGAGTAAAAATGAGACAATGTGTTACTCGGTACTTGTCCAATGAGGGATAAGTTGTaagatacaaaatatatttCGCCTTAATGAGAGCTAAGACGAGGTCCATCATATTTAAAAGGACCGTGCATGGTTATCCACAATCCATGTAACATATGGTTTAGCCAGATACATGATCCTCTTTGGCGCTTTAGATAGCGAGCAAATAGAGGGACTTGGGTTAGACGCTGAGATAGCGTTTAGACTAAGATTTGTACAATGCATTAAGATTAGATATATGCTCTTTCTTCGGAAAGAGAATTCCACCGTaatatgtatttcatactacatgtgctttTACGACTAACAGTAGAGGTGAGTGAATAAATCCCTACTTTCTCACTGTGTAAGTCCTGTAGATCATTATTGAagaccttaatttatttatgcccttaGAAGACCTTTAACTATGTCACGAGGTTGATGTTTTAGTGTCTGCTACTTTGACATGTTATCTATGACCATGAATGATACGGTCTAAAGAAACATTGTTGGAAAAACGACTGAGctgaaactaaatgacatgagGGCAAAGGAAAAactatttggtaacacatcgATAATGGTGTGTACTCATTGCCGACAAGTTACGTTACTTCTTGGGAGTTGCAATATAGTTGTGAGTACATCATGTTTTATGGGGATTGAGCATTGTTCTGCGTCATTCAGACTCGAGAGGGATCATGAATGCTTAGTCTGATGTGACCAAATAAGTCGGGGTATAACGAGACACTTTTAGGGATGTTGCTATGTTGGAATTCTCTCTGAAAGATTTGGTATAAtgctcccatttttcttttacaactgTGTTTGATGGTTGCACGACCTATTTGccagtatgaacaagattgtGAACATATTGAGAGATGCAGACCTGGGGTTTTGCCCACTATGTGTGAGTGAGagatgtaagaaaggggcacctTAAACCACTTCATGAGACTTGATGACTGACCATTAAGGGCTAGCTGGAGGTTACGTTTAAAATGAGCTACTTACATAGTCCATTCACCTCTTTGGATTAGATACTTGGATCAACAAGTTATCTCTCTCAATTAGTTCTCTCTAGTCCCGTCATCTAGGATGTGGTATATGTGAGTGTTGCTCTGATATATTACTACGTAGCACACTCTACCATTGATACGGGAGATTCCGAATGAGCAACGATGATGACGGAGAATCCGTAGAATAACCGCATTAGATCTACGATTTACCAACGAGGTAATATCGCTTCTGTTGTGCAttataatctaatttttctaaCAGTTGTACTAAAAGTTGGCTACTTTGAGAATGGTTTTGAAGGTAGAGGCGTGTCTCGTATCAATCCTCAACTCAATAATTTGTGAAGTTCTCATCAAATCATTTAAGTAGTTATCTCAATATCGCTTATGCTAAAAAATCATATAGTTAATTCCCatgcaacattttttttttaatttaattcccatgcaacatttttttttaatttcttttttaaacttaaCAATAACTTTGGTGATtgatattgtattttatttaagaaaatattaaaaaaaaaagacatttgtATTAGCCACTTAaactaaaaagaagaaaagtggggcatcaaaatataataattttggaTTTATTAGATCTTAGGTGTTGGGGAATTTGAATATCATGTTTGGTAACGAGCGATCAAAAGAATGTCAATCCCACTACTGCCATATAATTCATGATACAATTCTCTTTTTGAATCTAAAGAGATTTAAAGTAAGATGCAATGTATTTGATTGCTTAAAATTCAGTCCATTTATTATTCTTaacgaaaataaaatttattcgtACACAAAATTTTACCGCTGTAATAATTATTGTGATAGTTAAAGGATAAAACAATTTACTTGAAGTTGAGATATCAAAGTTCAACCCTTTCCCTGTTGATTGACAATTAGAAATTAGAATTAGAGGGGAAAACATTCCAATGTCTAGATTCAATTATTCACATGCATGCTAATGATAAATAAAGGCAAGTGctaaatatgaaaatagatatatctcataaaaataaatttataaattgatgcgcctttacataatacattatatttacATTACAATAAATGGTATTTTGGTGCACTATCCGCCCTATACGGACTTGTAGCCACTCTCTTCGCCGCTTGCCCCGCTTTGGCGAGGTGGCCCAATGCCATCCCACCCCCCAATTTGCCTTACAGAAAGGTTTTTCATCCCCGTCATACAAGCGAACGGATGGAGGACGAGAATTGACCACTCTTCCATTCTCAAACaacaaaaaaccataaaaaagtACATCATCTACCATTCTCTACGCCGCATATCCCAGATCCAAACAACCaaccaaaatcaaacaaaaatggAACCAAAATCGATCCATGACCAAAAAACAAAGCCATGTGTCTCCTGTTAGCAACCAGAGAACGACATTGTGGGTCTTTGTTTCTCGACCAGAGGATGATGCCGTGGATCTCTAGTTTGCAACCAGAGGACGATGTCGTGGATCTTTGGTTTAGAATGGTGGCATCACGACTAGAAGAAGGATCTAGAGAACTTCATGAGACCCACGacattgaagaaaaataagtgaggagaggaggaagaatatatatatatatatatatgtatatatataagtggcgAGCAGGTGGATATTTAGACTGATGGATCATACCCGCCCCTGctttattaaacaaaaattaaccCGTCCCGCCCACCTAGCAAACCGGGCATGTTTTTTGCCTAGCGCCATGTGGGCTGGGCAAGATGCACAAGACTGACCCTTGTTGTCTAGCCttattattttagaatcaaAAGCATCAAAAAatatcagtttataagtttatttttatgaaattcatTTGTGGATTAAATATTTCTcctaaattaatattcaaattggGAGTATATTTGGGTTTTCAAATTTACTtactataaaagaaaactagGGGTAGAGGGTGGAAGAAGGATcgaatttctaattttttcgttaagaaaaaaattggatattAGATAACTATAGACTATCcttcttttatttaagaaaaaaaaaaccccaacccTAATAGGATATTTATAACAATTAGgcgtgtaaccggtccggttcggtccgttTTTGGGTAAAATCTAAAACCGAACCGGtttgtaccggttttgtatttttcaaaaccgattacgcaccggttaccctcctaaaccggtacttccgattttaccggtccggtccctttttttaaaatgtaagtttcacaatttgtcattaaaaatttgtttataaaaaaaaatttgtttgatttaaaaaaaactatcttatacttttattaatatattagactatataatagtattaatattagactattggagttataagttatatattagtattagttataaacttctAGTGATTtagttttaacattttatttaataatttataaattataataagaaattattttatatatgaatatatatattatatataaaatttaatataaaaatttataattatacattatatatattaatatttaatatatatgaaatattttgtataaaacttatatataaaaatattattttttatttttttaatcaaccggtccggttcggtctgggCCAAAAAATTCCAGAaccgaaaccggaccggaattggccggtttttacattttaaaaaccagttccggaccggactggttcaaaaccggttcggttcggttcggtccgaaccggtttttcggtttgagtttacactccTAATAACAATGGATCTAATTGTAAAAGCTGTTATAGACACAAAGGGATCACAAATACTGATGTGGCACACTAATGTGCCATGTCTACccactttttttcttcttctttatttttccccCTCCCTGTGAGTCTCCCTCTTCTCATGCGTCTTCGCCTACCTCTACCTGCTTTCGCCTTCTCCGTAGTTGTCATAGTGGTCAGGGACCACCTCAGGGCTGGCAGAAGCCGTCGTCGTCTCCCCTCCCCTCACGCCAGTGCCTCTCCTGTGcgtctcccctcccctcctctcctccccctttccctctctgcCTTTGCCTTGCGAGGCGACTTCTGCTGGCCCTGAGGTGGTCGGGGGAGGGGAGATGCAcaggaagaggaaaaaaaagagagaaaaaagaaaaagaaaaaggaaaaaaggaggAGACATGACATACACATCAGTGTGTTAGATCTCTTTGCGGGATCCCTTTTTATCTCTAGTGTTTTCGTGTAAGAAAAATCGAAAAGTTTTGGTGAAGCTATAAAAATAGTGGTAATGGATGAGCccgaaatataaaaaataatttaggggtttTGGTAAtcacttgaaagttgaaactgcAACTACAGTTCAAAAACGTAGAAGACAAGAACAACAACAATAGCAGCAACTCCTTGTCTCCCTGTTTGCGATGGTTTCCCTATCGACGTGGTTCCGTTACATAGCCCACAAGCTCGAGTACTCCGTCTCTCTCAGCTGGAAGGTCCCTCCCTTTTTTTGCGATGTACCATTTTTTGCATGTGATTTCGCTTATCggttttgttgattttgattgATTCCTCTCATTGGAATTCCTAATTTGTTATCACCTGGTTTCTTTGCGGGGTTTCTTCTGAATAGAAAATGGATTTTCTGGGATATGCGCTAGTAATCGTTTTAGCTTTCATGGTGTTTGGGATTTCCTAAATTTGAATGTTTACATCGAAGAATTGTTAGTCAAAGCAATCTATAATGGAAGAAAGAAGGTGACGGTTAACCTTCATTTTAGTTTGCTCTGAAAGTTGAGGCATGATATTCGAGGTTTGCATCATTGTGTTATCCTGACAACGTTTTAGGAAAATTGGTTCTTGGATCTGCGAGCGAGCTTGGGGCGCTCTGTGTCCTCTATTAAGGAGCATTGAATTCACTTCAGCTCTCAAGAATATCGTCTTGAGATTTTCTGTTAGATGAAAACAGCTTTTTTTATAGCTTCTGATGACAATGGTGTGAATCAATTTGTGCGGTCTGAATCTTACAACTGTAGTGTCCCAAAATTGATACGAGCGCCTACATAGAGAGATGCATCGTTAAGTAATGCTTAGTTTTCCTAATGGGTTTCTGACTTGCTTTTCATGTTCTGGGTAAATTTCTCCAATGCAAAGTGACGTTTCATTTTTGATAGAAAATTAAGATTGATTCTCCTGTTCATAAAGCACAGGATTTTGTTCATAAAACTGTTTCCATTATATACTTTTCTGACCATATCTGCGATATAGAGCTATAAAAGAGGTCAAATAACAGACAGAGAAGTAGGCAATGCCGTTTTGAAGAATCTATGTCAGGGAAAGTTAACATACATGCACTGGAATAAGGGAGAGGAAATGGCCCCTACTATAGGTGCACAAGGGGGAACTCTTCTCGTTCGGAAATTACCAGCTGCAGATCCAACGTAATTacctttctttttattaaaagggAACACTTTTTTctgtcaaaattttatattgctGTGGTTGTTGTATTTTGACCATTGTCTTGATTAGTATATAATTCTTAGTCTAAATTTGCCGAACAAATTCGAATGATTCTTGTGTCATGTCTTGTAATGTTATCATACTACACATCTAAATGGATTCAACTACTCTGCTGAGCCGTTGATCACTTGAGTTACTTTCATATGTGGCATTTCGAGTGGACGTGGGGTTCAGAAAGTGGGTCCCCCACTTCAATAATCTGTTTGTAATATATTTCTCCAATGTCTTCTTTCAAGTTACTCGAGTgtttagaagaatatttgttGAACTTACCATTATAAGAACTCAGTTGAATTCAACTCCAAGTTTAGAGATCTCTATCACATTTTGTTCCATCTCGTTTGATAGATGTGATTATAATTCACATTTTCTCCCTCTTATTCTTTAGGGAGggttctgggttttttttttttttttttttttggagattgtCATTTTTTACCAAAGATGTTCCCAATCAGGCCTAGATCTGTTTGTTTTATACAACTTCTTTGTGTGGGTTAGAAACTCTGGACGAGGCTTTCCCCCatcaaaattttagaaagaaaagaaaaaccaattaGAAAATAACTTGACTATATCACATTTTTTCTTGATGTTTATCATCACATTTTTCCTTCTTGATTCACTTGGAACATCAAGTAATTGAGTTTATGGGTATGGTTTGTCCTATGACTTTAGATATGCTTGGAATTGAACAGTTTTAACATGAACTCATTTGCAAATCCTGTATACTTATATGTTCTTGATTAAATGTAGAATGGTTTTCTTGTGATTCAAACAATTTATGCACGTGATGAAAAATGGAGTGAGTGTAAGCCTTAAGATAACCACCAGTATTGTCTCTGCTTGTTACAATATATGCTGGCCCTCATCATTCATATTGGAACTTATTTAGTTTTTACTCCTTTCCCAAACTGAGTGTCGTATTTACCATTCTTCTCCTCTTCTGCATCCAAAGTTGAGTGTCAATTTGTAGAAGTCAGAGCATTTATATTTTCACTTCCTTATGTCACTTATACttcagataattttaaatgcatCAACTCCTTGCCGATGGCCTGGGCACCCCATgaattagtcgggactttgttctGGACACCCTatgacaaaaaattaaaaaaaaatgcataaaataaatcaattgaaACCTGATTTGCCCTACTTACTAGAGGAACGAGTCTTTTATATGACAGTAATTTTGGTCAGCACTAtcacatttataaaattcaaacatGACCCTATTTGGAACTGTgtgaataattttcttttcttacttACCCAAAAGAGTATTATGATTTTTTGGTCCCAttttaatcttttgtttttgtgttctCTGAGGAGAATTTCAAGGGAGGTGCCCATCCTATAATGCTGCTCACCTTAGCAGGATAATCAATATGGAAATGGCATATATCTTTGAACTTGATCATATTTCCCTGGAGACTTGTTAATTGCCCACATGTATGAGTGAATGGAAACCTGCTTCTCTTGCCTAAACAGTTTATTGTCCGAATGATCTGCAAGATACATGAGACACAGAACTTcagaattttgtttaaaagttctGTGAATATAAATGGAAagtgagaattttattttagttattggGAGAGTTGTTGTCAATTACAATAAGCTTTGGATGATACTTTTGGATTTATCTCCTTGAATGTGTGAAAACCTTTGTTTTTCAAGCAGAGTATCACACTGACAAACAATAGGTGCAGTCAccagttatttatttattttttgtaatgggaACAGTCACCAGTTCGCTGGATTAGCTTGTTGATGAAGCCCTAGAAAGTTGACTGGCTCGCCAACTGGAATGGAGAgaatataattgaaattttttatccaaaccaGGTTCAGATGTTCTTTTTGTCAGATTGTTTGACAAAGGATGATCTTGTCACAGTGATTCTTTGTAGCAAATGCAAAGTTTCCAATGATAATGTGGATTGTCATGGACAATGGTTAAGATCATAAACTTGTAATCCATTGGTAAGGAAGCAGGATTTACATTGTTGAGTCCAATAGTTTGGATAAGGTTTTCCGATATTGCTTCCTTGCACataatttactttatattaacaaatattatatgTGTATGACCTTGCAATAAACCAAGAATCTAAGCCTTTATTTCGGTTCCACCATGCTGCCACCCTTTGTTTCCACACTCGAGGGATCATTTTGACATCATAGTTGTTTTCtttgatatcttatttgttGTCTAGTTTCTTCATATCTTTTGTTGGACTTAAAATCTGATTTACAGCATGCGTGTTGCTTTGGCAGGCGTGTTTTTGTTGGAGATGTTGTGGTGTTGAAGGACCCCCAGAACTCAGATAACTATATAGTCAGAAGATTGGCTGCTATTGAAGGGTATGAAATGGTCTCTAAAGATGAAAAAGATGAGCCCTTTGTTCTTGAAAAGGACCAGTGCTGGGTGTTGGCTGATAATGACAACTTAAAGCCCAAGGTAGATGGGactttcttatttaataatctGATAATTGTGTTTGTTTACCGGTCTACCCCACTTCTCTTTATACATGGTATGCATATCGGAAAAGCTAATCTTCTGAGAGAAATCACCATGCTTCGAAGCGTTTAGTGAAATATTAACATGTAATTCTACATATcaaattttcagttttcttctttcaaaatttcaattttaaccttttttctctcattttggaTGGTAGGGGGTGGGTATTTGGGGAAGCGGTTATAATCCTCTCAAACATTCTAATTACTTGAAGAAAGATGATGATTGAAATGGGAGCAATTGTTAAGCCTAGTTGCTGTCTGCTGTTCTTGCTACAGAAGCACAGTTTTCATCCAGCAAGCAAGGTTACAGGATTAGCTTTTAGTTATTTGGAATCGTAGAAGATTTATATAAGGACCTTCAGGAAACCTATTATTGTATCTGCTCTACATACTGCAGTACATACTGCACTCTGGGACTGTTCTGATGCTGAGCTTTCCATCAGGAAATCTCAGAGATCAAATCTAATCCTTATTCTTGGAGCTTCATAAGTAGGGCTATGAGACAGGTTTCATAAAAGTACTATCAACTCAGTTCATGATTTAAATTCTAGaagcttttttttaataataatataaacaatttttgGAGGCATCTACCTCTTTAGCTGATTACAAAAGTTCACTGAAACATGAGTCTGAGGCAAGAGAAGTACTTTAGTATTTAATATTCTGCTTTCTGAGTCTTATGATTTTACACATGCCTACAAGCTCATAGGAACTAGAGATTTTGGTGTCTTCTCTtactttttcttcaatttgttgGTGGAGATCTGCATCATTCCCTGAAtaaaagggggagagagagagattgccaAATTTCATTCTTTGTTTGTTAGAAGGTTCCTGTCTCTCTCTGTAGCCTTTAAAGTGAAGGTCTTTTAGACTTCAAGCTCTTGGTTGTTGGAAATTTATTTAGAAGGAATCACATATCTATGACATACAGTTTTGGACATGGGGGTTATCAAACTTGGACGAGTGGGTGTTAGTCGAAATTCATTTAATTGTGTCTCGAACTGACTTAAGTGGAAtccttctttatttttgtgttttcaaCAGGGGTAACTGTACCACAAACCCCGACCTGCTCCTTTCAAAGGCGGAGGATTGTCATTTTACTCCATTCCTTAGGATTATTAGCCCAactcctaggggttggctcaagtggtaaaggccttggacttgagggtatgctccccctgagtctaaggttcaaatctcattgggcacaaacaatctctaggggccattaGATTGGGGGATTTTCTTCTAGTTTTAATATCACAGTACCCTTTGTTACAGCGTGCTATATGATTATGGGAATTTCTGCCaatccctaggggttggctcaagtggtaaaggccttggtcttggtggtatgatccctccaggtctaaggttcgaattCTCTTGGGTGAAAACAATTTCTAAGTGCCATCGGACTGGGGAACTTcgccttgaattacccgaggtgcacttgtagAAAACTCTTTGCCAatggcctgtgcacccccgggattatttgggactttgttctcgaacacctggtgccaataaaaaaaaaaaactttctgcCTCTGGACCCAGTCCTAATGCTACCCATCTGGCAGCGTTCTTAATCATACAAATGTAGTTATTTATGCATTCCCCTTTTCTTTATTacctccatttttcattttctttctcaataatttagaaaaaagtaTGCTTGGAGTGGCAAGGATCTTTCGTTATGCTCGGCATGAAtggataatttattttcttttttcactctAATAGCAGGAAGTGAATGACAGTCGAACCTTTGGTCCAGTTTCCATGACAGACATTGCTGGCAGGGTAATATATTCTTTGCGAACAGCTGTGGATCATGGCCCTGTGCAGAACAGGTGAGCTGCTCAAGTTCACAGTTCATTTTCCTTGACTCAGCTTTCTtcttatattataaaagttcTGGTGACGATTGAAATTTTTGGCTTCCTCCACCAGTCATTTCAGTATGAGAAAGGATTTACCAGTGCTGGAAGTCGAACTGGATGTTGATGAGATGGCAAAAAACCACAAAGCGTAAACTGTACCCACAAAATGCACTGACTTGGTGTGTATGTAATTCTTTTCCTCCCCATTGTCACAATTGGATTACCGTTTCTTTCCTGTTTGAACTGCAAGTGAGAAATAAAAGAATGGATTTTGCATTGTCAGCGATGGAAGGTTGGTATATTCATGGTTATCCTTGACCAGGTGTGCCAATCGGGTAATCTGGTCATTCTTTCCAACTGGAGCATATGATGCGGCCTGCTCCGAATTGAGGTTCATCTATATTTAGCTTGCTTTCAAAAAGTATGGTAGTGTTAAAAACTAGCCAAAAGAGCGAAACGGAAAAGGAATCCATCTGTTGCTGTTCTGGATGCTTATCTTAGGACTCATGGCTTGCCTTTAATTGCCTTTGAGCTTGCCATTGCCAAGCTTTGAATGTAACATCTAATTCTGAAAGCTGTTCTGATTTTTCACCCTACCTGCAGACCATACTTGGACGTGTTTTAACATGCTTTTTATGCTCTACAAACCACTGGGATTGTCATCTAGACAGGGCagtctttgtttttccttttgctcTGCAATAAAAGTGTAATACACTTACACTGCCTGTATTTTCATGTTCTAATGGCTTAGTTGGCCAATCTAATTCAAAGATCATGCTTTGCATTTTCAccaaatttgattttcttttcctaattaAATCTTGACACTTGAAAACTACCATCAATATATTCATTCTAAGGTCAGCTTTcgtgaaaaaagaagaaacaatcATAGCTAGAATGGACATGAGTGGGTTTAAATGATAGATTGTTTAACATTAGAAGTTAGTTCAAGTGGTATCGAACCTGGTCTTGTTTGATGTGATATTGAATGATACGGAGGAGATTTTCTTTCATATAGTTATATAGCAGTttcgattttgttttttttttttttttggggggggggggggatagcAATTCTTGCTTGCCTTTGCCATCCCGCTTTATTTGCGTTTATGACTGCGGAAAGCAGATAAAAGGTTCAGGACGTTGAaagtaggggtgtcaatatgtgacacgacccattaatccaacacgaacacgacacgataaaagcagGTTAGGGTTtacccttaacgggttcgggtcaaaacgggttgacccgttaagacacgatagttTAACGgattgataacgggtcaacttATTATGACCTGTTATGAcacgttaagaaagttaaaattacaattatacccttatgcctaaaaaataaaattgttggaattttaattttgatattttcattgtttagattgtaattttggacttgtagttagttttatatttttttttatagatattgtgattttaacatttatataaatttatgttaaacttaactagattaaaaaggttaattttgggtttattttaattcatttacataaataggtcaaaacgggttgacacgacatgacccgttatgttattgggtcgtgttaggatttaaaattttgacacgataagcttaacgggtcgggttagggttgacctatatagtataatatatatgtcttgacacgacacgaacacgacccgttaacacgatttgacacccatAGTTGAAAGACTCTGCTGTATGGTTTGATCCCTTTCGCAACGAGAAGACTTTATTACATTGTCTTTTCCCAAAATGTGGTCGCGAGTATCTTCAtctagtatttatttttttgccgGTGACCTCATTTTCTATTACAACAACGCAATGCCGATCACTTGATTTCTTTTCCATCAACTCAATacaaaaaagagtaataaatacaaaaagacaTGAAGATCTTATGTCTTATTAATCAACCATATATGCATGTGAGTGTGAGCGCACacatattatatga carries:
- the LOC108996034 gene encoding uncharacterized protein LOC108996034 isoform X1, yielding MVSLSTWFRYIAHKLEYSVSLSWKSYKRGQITDREVGNAVLKNLCQGKLTYMHWNKGEEMAPTIGAQGGTLLVRKLPAADPTRVFVGDVVVLKDPQNSDNYIVRRLAAIEGYEMVSKDEKDEPFVLEKDQCWVLADNDNLKPKQEVNDSRTFGPVSMTDIAGRVIYSLRTAVDHGPVQNSHFSMRKDLPVLEVELDVDEMAKNHKA
- the LOC108996034 gene encoding uncharacterized protein LOC108996034 isoform X2; the protein is MVSLSTWFRYIAHKLEYSVSLSWKSYKRGQITDREVGNAVLKNLCQGKLTYMHWNKGEEMAPTIGAQGGTLLVRKLPAADPTRVFVGDVVVLKDPQNSDNYIVRRLAAIEGYEMVSKDEKDEPFVLEKDQCWVLADNDNLKPKEVNDSRTFGPVSMTDIAGRVIYSLRTAVDHGPVQNSHFSMRKDLPVLEVELDVDEMAKNHKA